The following nucleotide sequence is from Candidatus Binatia bacterium.
GCCTGAACAGAGTTAACGTTTGAAGCTGTAAATCTTCTCGCGTAAGGTAATTTCATGCACGACCTCGACGAAGACCACGAACATTTCGAAGTTCCGCCGGACGCCATCATCGAAGACATCGAAGGGCTGGAGATGTTCACGCTCAAGAGCGTGGGCATCGATGTCGGCTCTTCGACTTCCCACCTGGTTTTTTCCCAATTGACCTTGCGCCGCGAAGGCGCGTCGCTCTCGGGGAAATTCAGAGTCACGGAGAGAAAAGTTTTGTTTCGCTCCGACATCATGCTGACGCCTTATCTCTCGGGCACGGTGATCGACATCGAGAAGATCAAGCGCTTCATCGAGGAGGCCTACAGGCAGGCCAAGCTCAGTCCGGAAGAGATCGACACCGGCGCGGTCATCATCACCGGCGAGGCGCTGAAAAAAGAGAACGCCCAGCCGATCGTGGAGTACTTCGCCAAGTATTCGGGGAAATTCATCTGCGCGGCGGCGGGGCATAATCACGAGGCGCTGCTCGCCGCCTACGGCTGCGGCGCGGTCGAGCTGTCGAAGGCCGAGCACAAGACGGTGCTCAACGTGGACATGGGCGGCGGCACGACGAAATTCTCCCTGGTCGAGAACGGCGCGGTGACGCAGACCGCGTCGGTCAACGTCGGCGCGCGTCTGATCGCATTCGACGACAACGATGTCGTGACGCGCATCGAAGACGCGGGAAAAATTCTCATGGGCCAGCTCGGCCATACGGTCGAGCTGGGAAAGAAAATAAGCAAGAAACAAAAAGAGGAGTTCGCCGCGTTGATGGCGAAGGTTCTCTTCGAGCTGATCGAGCGCGAGCCGTCTTCGCTGCTCGCCAAGCGGCTCA
It contains:
- a CDS encoding ethanolamine ammonia-lyase reactivating factor EutA codes for the protein MHDLDEDHEHFEVPPDAIIEDIEGLEMFTLKSVGIDVGSSTSHLVFSQLTLRREGASLSGKFRVTERKVLFRSDIMLTPYLSGTVIDIEKIKRFIEEAYRQAKLSPEEIDTGAVIITGEALKKENAQPIVEYFAKYSGKFICAAAGHNHEALLAAYGCGAVELSKAEHKTVLNVDMGGGTTKFSLVENGAVTQTASVNVGARLIAFDDNDVVTRIEDAGKILMGQLGHTVELGKKISKKQKEEFAALMAKVLFELIEREPSSLLAKRLMVTPPFTHYRGFDQIDTIVFSGGVSEHVYDRDRNSYGDVGPLLGKCVRDYLKKIPRKDVLREPIEGIRATVIGAGEYTVQASGNTSYISDPAVLPVFALKVVRAALKKGRPVLEALRQSLAKFDLTSWRSGLALSLSLEGDLDYKSIRGIAEGIAAICKSKDGQNPLYLALDLDVAKSLGAILKEELKLDREIIAIDGIEVGDLDYIDIGEPMGITEVIPVTVKSLMFPGTKLN